The nucleotide sequence TACCATCGTACATGCCGTGACTGATGATCACCGCATCTTCGTCGCTTTCGTCAACATGCACGTTGTTCCAACGTCTTAACCCGCTTCGTGTGTTGAGGTCAAAGATAAAGTAACCATCACTGACGGCAGAGACGCATTGGAAACATCTGTATAATGCCTGTTCGTTTTCGAGATGATTGAGGGCATCATAGGTAGAAACGACCAAACCAAAGCGCTCATCGAACGTGAAGTTGCTCGCATCACCCTGGACAAAAGTGGCCTGCCCAGAGTCGATATAGTGGCGGGCATTGTCACGAGCATAATCGAGCATGTGTTCCGATAGATCAAGTCCAACGACGCGATACTCCTTCTCCAGAAAATAGACCGCAAGATGTCCGG is from Chloroflexota bacterium and encodes:
- a CDS encoding class I SAM-dependent methyltransferase codes for the protein MQSYSQGFARVYNLRWSGFARQVAPLILNFYAATPIGHKDKTVLDLCCGAGHLAVYFLEKEYRVVGLDLSEHMLDYARDNARHYIDSGQATFVQGDASNFTFDERFGLVVSTYDALNHLENEQALYRCFQCVSAVSDGYFIFDLNTRSGLRRWNNVHVDESDEDAVIISHGMYDGKSDKAWTRISGFVRLPNGLYERFEEIVFNTVFEMKKVSDLLHSAGWKNAYFAKIQDLKTALDEPEKEGRVFVVASK